One region of Rhizobium sp. 9140 genomic DNA includes:
- a CDS encoding mercuric transporter MerT family protein, translating to MTSEHQRGGRQQLLAAGGILGAIAVSSCCVIPFALFTVGIGGAWISNLTALEPYQPIFAAMTFGILGYGFYLVYREPKVACAEGSYCAQPKSGRIAKAGLWVATVLVIVGLGFPRLAPLFL from the coding sequence GTGACATCGGAACACCAGCGGGGCGGACGCCAGCAACTGCTCGCCGCCGGCGGCATTCTCGGGGCGATCGCCGTCTCGAGTTGCTGCGTCATCCCGTTTGCCCTGTTCACCGTGGGCATCGGCGGAGCCTGGATCAGCAACCTCACCGCCCTCGAACCGTATCAACCGATTTTTGCCGCCATGACGTTCGGTATCCTCGGCTACGGGTTCTATCTCGTCTATCGCGAGCCAAAGGTCGCCTGCGCTGAGGGCTCCTATTGCGCCCAGCCCAAGTCGGGACGGATCGCCAAAGCCGGCCTCTGGGTTGCCACCGTCCTCGTCATCGTCGGACTAGGGTTCCCGAGACTTGCGCCCCTGTTCCTCTAA
- a CDS encoding cation transporter: MIRPVAVAVLLALLSPLAAVAGEKTVILNVDNATCALCAPIVKTALSRVSGVTAVQVKEADAMSGAVATVSFDDAVTGVPTLIAATTNAGYPSHVAQ; the protein is encoded by the coding sequence ATGATCCGCCCTGTCGCAGTTGCCGTTCTCCTCGCTCTGCTTTCCCCGCTCGCCGCCGTGGCCGGCGAGAAGACTGTTATACTGAACGTTGACAACGCCACCTGCGCGCTCTGCGCCCCCATCGTCAAAACGGCCCTCTCTCGTGTCTCGGGTGTCACAGCGGTCCAGGTAAAGGAAGCCGACGCAATGTCGGGTGCTGTCGCCACGGTCTCTTTCGATGACGCAGTCACCGGCGTACCGACCCTCATTGCTGCGACGACCAACGCCGGCTATCCGTCGCATGTGGCGCAATAG
- the hisI gene encoding phosphoribosyl-AMP cyclohydrolase, whose translation MTTPAADLAETIEENSILTPQFNADGLIPAVATDAANGVVLMLAWMNAEALEKTIETGQAWYWSRSRKCLWHKGATSGQVQQVEELRIDCDQDAVWLKVRAGGDGGCCHTGRASCFYRRIVTAPGRPTLRRVPDAPPR comes from the coding sequence ATGACCACGCCGGCCGCGGACCTCGCGGAAACGATCGAAGAAAACTCCATTCTGACGCCGCAATTCAACGCGGATGGGCTCATTCCTGCAGTCGCCACGGATGCGGCGAACGGTGTGGTGCTAATGCTGGCGTGGATGAATGCGGAGGCGCTGGAAAAGACGATCGAGACCGGTCAGGCCTGGTACTGGAGCCGGTCCCGCAAGTGTCTTTGGCATAAGGGCGCGACGAGTGGGCAAGTCCAGCAGGTCGAGGAACTGCGCATCGATTGTGATCAGGACGCGGTGTGGCTCAAGGTGCGCGCTGGCGGAGACGGCGGATGTTGCCATACCGGCCGGGCGAGTTGCTTCTATCGCCGGATCGTTACGGCGCCGGGTCGCCCGACGCTCCGCCGGGTGCCGGATGCCCCGCCGAGATAG
- a CDS encoding Tn3 family transposase: MPRRHILAERQRSALLDLPTDELSLLKHYTLGDDDLANIQERRRPENRLGFALQLCALRYPGRALAPGEMIPHEVLSFIGAQLGVPADALLTYAARRQTRQQHMEALREIYGYKTFTGRGARDLRDWLFDQAEDARSNEDLARRFVAQCRKMVTILPAASTIERLCADALVAAERCIETRIAERLDFSVREQLDGLLTEMVDGNISRFIWLRQFEVGSNSASANRLLDRLEFLRGLEVDPQILLGVPPHRIARLRRQGERYFTDGLRDISSDRRWAILAVCVVEWEAAIADAIIETHDRIVGKTWREAKRLHDERIAGSKAAVTDTLRAFTALGASLLEARDDGVPLDNVLARSAEWHQLEQLVAVGTQLTSTLADEPLAHVGQGYHRFRRYAPRMLRCLKLKAASVAEPLIAAAKAIGETRAPTSTGISFLRPNSKWHRHLRAQDRGDGRLWEVAVLFHLRDAFRSGDIWLDHSRRYGDLKQVLVPMTSAQANARMAVPLDPQAWLADRKGRLADGLKRLARAARDGTIPHGSIEDGTLRIDRLTADVPESAEELVLDLYRRMPPVRITDILLEVDAAVGFSDAFSHLRTGAPCSDRVGLLNVLLAEGLNLGLRKMAEASNTHDYWQLSRLARWHVESEGMNQALAMVVAAQGKLPMSRFWGMGKTASSDGQFFPSARQGEAMNMINAKYGSEPGLKAYTHVNDQFAPFASQTIPATVSEATYILDGLLMNEVGRQVGEQYADTAGFADHLFGTSAMLGYRLVLRIRDLPSKRLYVFDPAGTPKDLRKLVGGKIREELIVSNWPDLFRCAATMAAGKIRPSQLLRKLASYPRQNDLAAALREVGRVERTLFIIEWILDTDMQRRAQIGLNKGEAHHALKSALRIGRQGEIRDRTTEGQHYRIAGLNLLTAIIIYWNTVHLGHAVAERRNEGLDVPPELLAHISPLGWAHILLTGEYLWPTEANA; the protein is encoded by the coding sequence ATGCCAAGACGACATATTCTCGCCGAGCGACAGCGCTCGGCGTTGCTCGACCTGCCGACGGACGAGTTATCACTGCTGAAGCATTACACATTGGGCGACGACGATCTGGCAAACATTCAGGAACGCCGCAGACCAGAAAACAGGCTGGGTTTCGCCCTGCAGCTTTGTGCACTACGCTATCCAGGGCGCGCGCTGGCTCCGGGCGAAATGATTCCGCATGAAGTCCTTTCCTTCATCGGAGCTCAGCTCGGCGTTCCGGCCGATGCGCTTCTCACCTATGCCGCCCGGCGTCAGACCCGCCAGCAACATATGGAGGCGTTGCGCGAGATCTACGGCTACAAGACATTCACGGGGCGCGGGGCCCGTGATCTGCGGGATTGGCTTTTCGATCAGGCTGAAGATGCCAGGTCGAACGAAGATCTGGCGCGGCGCTTCGTCGCGCAATGCAGGAAAATGGTGACCATCCTGCCGGCGGCGTCAACGATCGAGCGTCTGTGCGCCGATGCCCTTGTTGCCGCCGAGCGATGCATTGAGACACGGATAGCGGAAAGGCTCGACTTTAGTGTGCGCGAGCAACTGGACGGGCTTCTGACCGAAATGGTTGACGGAAACATCAGCCGTTTCATCTGGCTTCGCCAGTTCGAAGTCGGCAGCAATTCCGCATCAGCGAACCGCTTGCTTGATCGGCTGGAGTTCCTGCGCGGTCTGGAAGTCGATCCCCAGATCCTCCTAGGCGTACCGCCACACCGCATCGCGCGCCTGCGTCGGCAGGGCGAGCGTTACTTCACGGATGGCCTGCGCGACATCAGTTCGGATCGGCGGTGGGCGATCCTCGCCGTTTGCGTCGTCGAATGGGAAGCCGCGATCGCCGATGCCATCATCGAAACCCACGACCGCATCGTTGGGAAAACTTGGCGAGAGGCGAAACGGCTACATGACGAGCGGATTGCCGGTTCCAAGGCCGCAGTCACCGATACGCTTCGCGCTTTCACGGCATTGGGAGCCTCTTTGCTGGAAGCTCGCGACGATGGTGTTCCGTTGGACAATGTGTTGGCACGGTCGGCCGAATGGCATCAGCTTGAACAGCTGGTTGCCGTAGGGACGCAACTCACCAGTACATTGGCAGACGAGCCGTTGGCTCACGTCGGACAAGGGTATCATCGTTTTCGCCGATATGCGCCGCGGATGTTGCGATGCCTGAAGCTCAAGGCTGCGTCGGTGGCGGAGCCATTGATTGCAGCCGCGAAAGCCATCGGCGAAACACGTGCGCCGACATCAACAGGTATATCATTCCTGCGGCCGAATTCGAAATGGCATCGCCATCTCCGAGCGCAAGACCGAGGCGATGGTCGTTTATGGGAGGTCGCGGTGCTGTTTCATCTTCGCGATGCTTTCCGGTCTGGAGACATATGGCTGGATCATTCCCGCCGCTACGGCGATCTCAAGCAGGTGCTTGTTCCGATGACCTCGGCGCAGGCGAATGCCAGGATGGCTGTTCCTCTCGATCCTCAAGCTTGGCTGGCTGACCGCAAGGGTCGCCTTGCGGATGGTCTGAAGCGGCTGGCACGTGCCGCTCGCGACGGGACCATCCCCCATGGTAGCATTGAAGATGGAACGTTGCGGATCGACCGGTTGACCGCAGACGTTCCCGAAAGCGCAGAGGAACTGGTCCTCGATCTTTATCGTCGAATGCCGCCTGTGCGGATCACTGACATCTTGCTGGAAGTTGACGCGGCGGTCGGATTCTCGGACGCCTTTTCCCATCTCAGAACCGGAGCGCCATGCAGCGATCGGGTCGGCTTGCTGAACGTTCTGCTCGCCGAAGGGCTGAACCTAGGCCTTCGAAAAATGGCGGAAGCCTCGAACACGCATGATTACTGGCAGCTCTCGCGCCTTGCCCGCTGGCATGTCGAAAGCGAGGGCATGAACCAGGCGCTGGCGATGGTCGTGGCCGCGCAGGGCAAGCTGCCGATGTCCCGGTTCTGGGGCATGGGAAAAACCGCATCAAGCGATGGTCAGTTTTTCCCTTCGGCACGACAGGGCGAGGCCATGAACATGATCAACGCCAAGTACGGCAGTGAGCCTGGGCTCAAGGCTTATACCCACGTCAATGACCAGTTCGCGCCGTTCGCCTCACAGACTATTCCCGCAACCGTCAGTGAAGCTACGTACATCCTCGATGGCCTGCTGATGAATGAAGTCGGCCGGCAGGTCGGCGAGCAATACGCCGATACGGCGGGGTTTGCCGATCATTTGTTCGGGACCAGTGCCATGCTCGGCTACCGGCTCGTCTTGCGCATCCGCGACTTACCGTCGAAACGGCTTTATGTCTTCGATCCCGCGGGGACACCCAAAGATTTACGCAAGCTGGTGGGCGGCAAAATCCGCGAAGAACTGATTGTGTCAAACTGGCCTGATCTCTTCCGCTGTGCTGCCACGATGGCCGCCGGAAAGATCAGACCGAGCCAGTTGCTCCGGAAACTCGCATCCTATCCCCGACAGAACGATCTTGCGGCCGCGCTTCGGGAAGTCGGCCGCGTCGAGCGCACTCTCTTTATCATCGAGTGGATCCTCGATACCGATATGCAGCGCCGCGCCCAGATTGGCCTCAACAAGGGCGAAGCCCACCATGCCCTCAAGAGTGCCCTGCGCATCGGCCGTCAAGGTGAAATCCGTGATCGAACCACTGAGGGGCAGCATTACCGGATCGCCGGGCTGAATCTGCTGACGGCGATCATCATCTACTGGAATACCGTCCACCTTGGCCACGCCGTCGCCGAACGGCGAAACGAAGGCCTCGATGTGCCACCCGAACTTTTAGCCCACATCTCTCCTCTGGGCTGGGCGCATATCCTGCTGACCGGCGAATATCTTTGGCCCACGGAGGCAAACGCTTAG
- a CDS encoding MerC domain-containing protein — translation MAANTIEQSTFWKRHLDKFGAAGSVFAALCCLGSPVLLSIVSAVGLGFIKRDAILFPLLAAFLAVTLLGLYLGTRSHHQPWTLIIGGLSTLAIAVVFLGLMPSLVLAYVGISGLIAASFLNVWLRVRQLRSR, via the coding sequence ATGGCCGCGAACACCATCGAGCAAAGTACCTTTTGGAAACGGCACCTGGACAAATTCGGGGCCGCCGGATCGGTCTTCGCGGCGCTCTGCTGCCTCGGTTCCCCGGTACTCCTTTCGATTGTATCGGCCGTCGGGCTTGGCTTCATCAAAAGAGATGCGATCCTGTTCCCATTGTTAGCAGCGTTTCTGGCCGTCACCCTACTCGGGCTATATCTTGGAACACGCAGCCATCATCAACCGTGGACTCTCATCATCGGGGGGCTCAGTACGCTGGCGATAGCGGTCGTGTTTCTCGGTCTCATGCCAAGCCTTGTCCTGGCCTACGTCGGCATCTCTGGTTTGATCGCCGCCAGTTTTCTCAATGTCTGGCTCAGAGTACGCCAGCTAAGGAGCCGGTAA
- a CDS encoding recombinase family protein has protein sequence MGQRVAIYCRVSTADQSCERQERDLTAFAGRAGYKIAGIYKETGSGVKLDRAERKKIMALAQARHIDAILVTELSRWGRSTIDLLNTLRELESWKVSVIAMNGMTFDLSSPHGRMLATFLSGIAEFERDLISERVKSGLAVAKARGKKLGRQRGQRPKSDRLAPRVLALVAEGRSYRLIGRELGLSKNTVSDIVQRNRNAIVAREPNR, from the coding sequence TTGGGACAGCGCGTGGCCATCTATTGCCGGGTTTCGACGGCTGATCAGTCCTGCGAACGACAGGAGCGAGATCTGACCGCCTTCGCCGGACGTGCCGGATATAAAATTGCCGGCATATATAAAGAGACGGGCTCGGGCGTGAAGCTGGACCGGGCCGAGCGCAAGAAGATCATGGCGCTCGCTCAGGCCAGACATATCGACGCCATCCTGGTCACAGAACTCTCCCGCTGGGGACGCTCGACGATCGATCTCCTCAACACGTTGCGCGAGCTGGAAAGCTGGAAGGTCTCAGTCATCGCCATGAACGGCATGACCTTCGATCTGTCATCTCCTCATGGCCGTATGCTGGCGACTTTCCTCTCCGGTATCGCTGAATTCGAACGCGATCTTATCAGCGAACGGGTCAAATCGGGCTTGGCCGTTGCCAAAGCGCGCGGCAAGAAACTCGGTCGACAGCGGGGGCAGCGCCCGAAGTCGGACCGTCTGGCTCCGCGAGTTCTGGCGCTCGTTGCTGAAGGCCGCAGCTATCGGCTCATTGGTCGCGAACTTGGGCTCAGCAAGAACACCGTCTCCGATATCGTGCAACGTAACCGCAACGCTATCGTCGCTCGCGAGCCAAATCGTTGA